One part of the Lapillicoccus jejuensis genome encodes these proteins:
- the ilvN gene encoding acetolactate synthase small subunit, producing the protein MSKHTLSVLVENKPGVLARIAGLFSRRGFNIDSLAVGPTEHDDISRMTVVVDVEDLPLEQVTKQLNKLVEVLKVVELDPTASVQSQVVLVKVRADATTRTHILETVELFRARVVDVAHDSVTIEATGKVDKVHALLGLLEPYGIRELVQSGVVGVGRGPRSITDRSLRSA; encoded by the coding sequence ATGAGCAAGCACACCCTGTCCGTCCTCGTCGAGAACAAGCCCGGCGTCCTGGCCCGCATCGCGGGCCTGTTCTCCCGCCGCGGCTTCAACATCGACTCCCTCGCCGTCGGCCCGACCGAGCACGACGACATCTCGCGGATGACCGTCGTCGTCGACGTCGAGGACCTGCCGCTCGAGCAGGTCACCAAGCAGCTGAACAAGCTCGTCGAGGTGCTCAAGGTCGTCGAGCTCGACCCGACCGCGTCGGTGCAGAGCCAGGTCGTCCTGGTCAAGGTCCGCGCCGACGCGACGACCCGCACGCACATCCTCGAGACCGTCGAGCTGTTCCGGGCCCGCGTCGTCGACGTCGCCCACGACTCGGTGACCATCGAGGCCACCGGCAAGGTCGACAAGGTCCACGCGCTGCTGGGGCTGCTCGAGCCCTACGGCATCCGCGAGCTCGTCCAGTCCGGCGTCGTCGGCGTCGGCCGCGGGCCGCGCTCGATCACCGACCGCAGCCTGCGCAGCGCCTGA
- a CDS encoding GNAT family N-acetyltransferase translates to MTARQGGTYDVRCHTRADVEPLLPAWCALAERVPPRNPLAGPQAVLAWYDALLPEGDERVLAVTHPGDGLVAVLPLFVHRWLPGARWRGAPYRDAVRSLHLAGALLDPLLHEVSEPLLDPAHDRAALAAAVGWLHRHERWDWVDLELRDDQPWPEPRWLSDVGARPAIVPGAPVPQVCVPLDGDEPWRPRRNLRESLRRFRSRTARAGGEWALTSVAAGEPGWPAALADLRRLHGDRAGLDRGPGHADVLEVPSQGRLLEGLARRAPYAGATVHRVERDGRAVAALLTFAVGDTLWVSVSGVADEAWELSPVTALQEHALRRAEAEGRRRMLFSPGVDTAKLRWSDQLVTTRRFTLVGDRPGSARVYRAVGMLRAHRTITRELRRFGPVSDAVSGSQDSGVR, encoded by the coding sequence GTGACGGCGAGGCAGGGCGGGACGTACGACGTCCGCTGCCACACGCGCGCCGACGTCGAGCCGCTGCTGCCCGCGTGGTGCGCGCTCGCCGAGCGCGTGCCACCGCGCAACCCGCTCGCCGGTCCGCAGGCCGTCCTCGCCTGGTACGACGCCCTGCTGCCCGAGGGCGACGAACGCGTCCTCGCCGTCACCCACCCCGGCGACGGCCTCGTCGCCGTCCTGCCGCTCTTCGTGCACCGGTGGCTGCCCGGCGCGCGGTGGCGCGGGGCGCCGTACCGCGACGCGGTGCGCTCGCTGCACCTGGCCGGGGCGCTGCTCGACCCGCTGCTGCACGAGGTGTCCGAGCCGCTGCTCGACCCCGCGCACGACCGGGCCGCGCTGGCCGCGGCGGTCGGCTGGCTGCACCGGCACGAGCGCTGGGACTGGGTCGACCTCGAGCTGCGCGACGACCAGCCGTGGCCCGAGCCGCGCTGGCTGTCCGACGTCGGCGCCCGGCCGGCCATCGTCCCCGGCGCCCCCGTGCCACAGGTGTGCGTCCCGCTCGACGGCGACGAGCCCTGGCGGCCGCGGCGCAACCTGCGCGAGAGCCTGCGCCGGTTCCGCTCGCGGACGGCCCGGGCGGGCGGGGAGTGGGCGCTGACCAGCGTCGCCGCCGGCGAGCCCGGGTGGCCGGCGGCGCTGGCCGACCTGCGGCGGCTGCACGGCGACCGCGCCGGGCTCGACCGCGGACCCGGTCACGCCGACGTCCTCGAGGTCCCCTCGCAGGGGCGGCTGCTCGAGGGGCTGGCCCGGCGCGCGCCGTACGCCGGCGCCACCGTCCACCGGGTGGAGCGCGACGGTCGGGCGGTGGCCGCGCTGCTGACCTTCGCCGTCGGCGACACCCTGTGGGTGTCGGTGTCCGGGGTCGCCGACGAGGCGTGGGAGCTGAGCCCGGTCACGGCCCTGCAGGAGCACGCGCTGCGCCGGGCGGAGGCCGAGGGCCGGCGGCGGATGCTGTTCTCCCCGGGCGTCGACACGGCCAAGCTGCGCTGGTCCGACCAGCTGGTCACCACCCGCCGGTTCACCCTCGTCGGGGACCGGCCGGGCTCGGCCCGGGTCTACCGGGCCGTCGGCATGCTGCGGGCGCACCGGACGATCACCCGCGAGCTGCGCCGGTTCGGACCGGTGAGCGACGCGGTGTCCGGATCCCAAGACTCGGGTGTCAGATAG
- a CDS encoding branched-chain amino acid aminotransferase, translating into MTTTLSPTASLSFGVELNPQPLPPAERGAILANPGFGKRFTDHMALATWRHGEGWSDARVTSYGPLQLDPASAVLHYAQEIFEGLKAYRHADGSVWTFRPEANAERFQRSARRLALPELATPDFVESLRALVGVDKAWVPEPGETGEKSLYLRPFMFASEGFLGVRPAQEVTYCLIASPAGAYFAGGVKPVSLWISTDYARAGSGGTGAAKCGGNYASSLAGQLEGAEHGCDQAVFLDSSTHTTIEELGGMNLFLVYKDGRLVTPELTGSILEGVTRSSVLQLASELGLRPEERRIPIQEWKDAAAAGELAEVFACGTAAVITPVGELKWEGGSVDHRGPGHVDEVAMRIRSTLLDIQYGRTEDTRGWLTRLV; encoded by the coding sequence ATGACGACCACCCTCAGCCCGACGGCCTCCCTGTCCTTCGGGGTCGAGCTCAACCCCCAGCCGCTCCCGCCCGCCGAGCGCGGCGCGATCCTCGCGAACCCCGGCTTCGGCAAGCGCTTCACCGACCACATGGCGCTCGCGACGTGGCGCCACGGCGAGGGCTGGAGCGACGCCCGCGTGACGTCGTACGGGCCCCTGCAGCTCGACCCGGCGAGCGCCGTCCTGCACTACGCGCAGGAGATCTTCGAGGGCCTCAAGGCCTACCGGCACGCCGACGGGTCGGTGTGGACCTTCCGCCCCGAGGCGAACGCCGAGCGCTTCCAGCGCAGCGCCCGCCGCCTCGCCCTGCCCGAGCTCGCGACCCCCGACTTCGTCGAGTCGCTGCGCGCGCTCGTCGGCGTCGACAAGGCCTGGGTGCCCGAGCCCGGCGAGACGGGGGAGAAGAGCCTCTACCTGCGTCCGTTCATGTTCGCCTCGGAGGGCTTCCTGGGGGTCCGCCCCGCGCAGGAGGTCACCTACTGCCTCATCGCGTCCCCGGCCGGCGCCTACTTCGCCGGCGGCGTGAAGCCGGTCTCGCTGTGGATCTCCACCGACTACGCCCGCGCCGGCTCCGGCGGCACCGGCGCCGCCAAGTGCGGCGGCAACTACGCCAGCTCGCTCGCCGGCCAGCTCGAGGGTGCCGAGCACGGGTGCGACCAGGCCGTCTTCCTCGACTCCTCGACGCACACGACCATCGAGGAGCTCGGCGGGATGAACCTCTTCCTCGTCTACAAGGACGGGCGCCTGGTCACCCCCGAGCTGACCGGCTCGATCCTCGAGGGCGTCACCCGCAGCTCGGTGCTCCAGCTCGCGAGCGAGCTGGGGCTGCGCCCGGAGGAGCGCCGGATCCCCATCCAGGAGTGGAAGGACGCCGCCGCCGCCGGCGAGCTCGCCGAGGTCTTCGCCTGCGGCACCGCCGCGGTCATCACCCCCGTGGGCGAGCTGAAGTGGGAGGGCGGCAGCGTCGACCACCGCGGCCCCGGGCACGTCGACGAGGTCGCCATGCGGATCCGCTCGACGCTGCTCGACATCCAGTACGGCCGCACCGAGGACACCCGCGGCTGGCTCACCCGCCTGGTGTGA
- a CDS encoding 3-isopropylmalate dehydrogenase, producing MSTLQLAVIGGDGIGPEVVAEGLKVLRAAAGGDLTVETTEYDLGARRWHATGETLPASVLEELRGHDAILLGAIGDPSVPSGVLERGVLLPIRFALEHYVNLRPAKLYPGVRSPLDVAHVAPGGIDFVVVREGTEGPYVGNGGSMRTGTPNEVATEVSINTRFGVERVVRDAFARAQARPRQHLTLVHKHNVLVNAGHLWRRTVEEVGAEFPDVETAYQHVDAATIFLATDPGRFDVIVTDNLFGDIITDIAGAIVGGIGLAASGNVNPDRTAPSMFEPVHGSAPDIAGQGKADPTATVLSVALLLDHLGRADDARRVEAAVEADLAERGDAPRSTSQVGDAIASRLA from the coding sequence ATGAGCACGCTCCAGCTGGCGGTCATCGGCGGCGACGGCATCGGCCCGGAGGTCGTGGCCGAAGGCCTCAAGGTCCTGCGGGCGGCCGCGGGCGGCGACCTCACCGTCGAGACCACCGAGTACGACCTCGGCGCCCGCCGCTGGCACGCGACCGGTGAGACCCTCCCGGCGAGCGTCCTCGAGGAGCTGCGCGGCCACGACGCCATCCTGCTCGGCGCGATCGGCGACCCGTCGGTCCCGTCCGGAGTCCTCGAGCGCGGCGTGCTGCTGCCGATCCGGTTCGCCCTCGAGCACTACGTCAACCTGCGCCCGGCCAAGCTCTACCCCGGCGTGCGCAGCCCCCTCGACGTCGCGCACGTCGCCCCCGGCGGCATCGACTTCGTCGTCGTGCGCGAGGGCACCGAGGGCCCGTACGTCGGCAACGGCGGCTCGATGCGCACCGGCACCCCGAACGAGGTCGCCACCGAGGTGAGCATCAACACCCGCTTCGGCGTCGAGCGCGTCGTCCGCGACGCCTTCGCCCGCGCGCAGGCCCGGCCGCGCCAGCACCTCACGCTCGTCCACAAGCACAACGTCCTCGTCAACGCCGGCCACCTGTGGCGGCGCACGGTCGAGGAGGTGGGCGCCGAGTTCCCCGACGTCGAGACGGCCTACCAGCACGTCGACGCCGCGACGATCTTCCTCGCGACCGACCCCGGCCGCTTCGACGTCATCGTCACCGACAACCTCTTCGGCGACATCATCACCGACATCGCCGGCGCCATCGTCGGCGGCATCGGCCTGGCCGCGAGCGGCAACGTCAACCCCGACCGCACCGCCCCCAGCATGTTCGAGCCGGTCCACGGCTCCGCGCCCGACATCGCGGGCCAGGGCAAGGCCGACCCCACCGCGACGGTCCTGTCCGTCGCCCTCCTGCTCGACCACCTCGGCCGCGCCGACGACGCCCGCCGCGTCGAGGCGGCGGTCGAGGCGGATCTCGCCGAGCGCGGCGACGCGCCCCGCTCGACCAGCCAGGTCGGCGACGCCATCGCGTCGCGCCTCGCCTGA
- a CDS encoding DNA polymerase IV: protein MARWVLHVDLDQFLAAVEVLRHPELAGKPVVVGGRGDPTERAVVSTASYEARAFGVRSGMALRLAQRKCQDCVFLPVDRPVYEEVSARVMETLKAQPGATVQVLGWDEAFVGVDDAEVGDPVAYAERIQAEVLAATDLHCSVGIGDTTVRAKIATDFGKPRGTFVLTRDTWVEVMGDRPTTAIWGIGNRIAARLEALGVTTVTDLARADEDALTTEFGPRMGPHYRRLGRGLSTNVVDDTPWVARAHGRETTYQRDLVTPEEVAAAIEELARQVETDLRHEGRPAQRVGLKVRYKPFFTTTRVRTLPQPTYDAPTLAAVALELLAGLDQGDRPIRLLGVRGEMVPPEGGYDAPRTVGRGGPAAAEPPDALL, encoded by the coding sequence ATGGCGCGCTGGGTGCTGCACGTCGACCTCGACCAGTTCCTGGCCGCGGTCGAGGTCCTGCGCCACCCGGAGCTCGCGGGCAAACCGGTCGTCGTCGGCGGCCGCGGTGACCCGACCGAGCGGGCGGTGGTCTCGACGGCGTCGTACGAGGCCCGGGCCTTCGGCGTCCGCTCCGGGATGGCGCTGCGGCTGGCCCAGCGCAAGTGCCAGGACTGCGTCTTCCTGCCCGTCGACCGACCCGTCTACGAGGAGGTCTCGGCGCGCGTCATGGAGACCCTCAAGGCGCAGCCTGGCGCGACGGTGCAGGTCCTCGGTTGGGACGAGGCGTTCGTCGGCGTCGACGACGCCGAGGTCGGCGACCCGGTCGCCTACGCCGAGCGGATCCAGGCCGAGGTGCTGGCCGCGACCGACCTGCACTGCTCCGTCGGCATCGGCGACACGACGGTGCGGGCGAAGATCGCGACCGACTTCGGCAAGCCCCGCGGCACCTTCGTCCTCACCCGTGACACCTGGGTCGAGGTGATGGGCGACCGCCCGACGACGGCGATCTGGGGCATCGGCAACCGCATCGCCGCCCGGCTCGAGGCCCTCGGCGTCACGACGGTGACCGACCTCGCGCGCGCCGACGAGGACGCGCTCACGACGGAGTTCGGACCGCGGATGGGCCCGCACTACCGCCGGCTCGGGCGTGGCCTGTCGACCAACGTCGTCGACGACACCCCGTGGGTCGCGCGGGCGCACGGGCGCGAGACGACGTACCAGCGCGACCTGGTCACCCCCGAGGAGGTCGCGGCCGCCATCGAGGAGCTGGCCCGGCAGGTCGAGACCGACCTGCGGCACGAAGGCCGCCCGGCGCAGCGGGTCGGCCTCAAGGTCCGCTACAAGCCCTTCTTCACGACGACCCGGGTGCGCACCCTGCCCCAGCCGACGTACGACGCCCCGACCCTCGCCGCCGTCGCCCTCGAGCTCCTCGCCGGCCTCGACCAGGGCGACCGGCCCATCCGGCTGCTCGGCGTGCGCGGCGAGATGGTCCCACCCGAGGGCGGGTACGACGCCCCGCGCACCGTCGGTCGCGGCGGCCCGGCCGCGGCCGAGCCGCCGGACGCGTTGCTCTGA
- a CDS encoding HAD family hydrolase, whose amino-acid sequence MRSDAPTAQPLADRVRERLAQVGPARVVASDLDGTLLRSDGTVSPRTRAAWAAAEEAGLVTVLVTARPPRWLDDLEAVVGPHGIAVCANGAFVYDVPARRVVAETGFDADALDAVVADLRRALPGIAFAAERRSGFHVEEGYASDHPLPADAVRGPVGARGATRATEAGVVGKLLARHDAMPDEEFRAAVARVVGERGALHFSGARGLAEISAPGVSKAAGLAAWCAERDLPAASVWSFGDMPGDLPMLTWAGTGVAVGNGHPDVVAAADLVTAANDDDGVALVVEHLLG is encoded by the coding sequence GTGAGGTCCGACGCCCCGACGGCGCAGCCGCTCGCTGACCGCGTCCGCGAGCGGCTCGCGCAGGTCGGGCCGGCGCGCGTCGTCGCCTCCGACCTCGACGGCACGCTGCTGCGCTCCGACGGCACCGTCTCGCCGCGCACCCGCGCGGCGTGGGCGGCCGCCGAGGAGGCGGGTCTCGTGACCGTCCTCGTCACCGCGCGGCCCCCGCGGTGGCTCGACGACCTCGAGGCCGTCGTCGGCCCGCACGGGATCGCCGTGTGCGCCAACGGCGCCTTCGTGTACGACGTCCCGGCCCGCCGGGTCGTCGCGGAGACCGGCTTCGACGCCGATGCGCTCGACGCGGTCGTCGCGGACCTGCGTCGGGCGCTGCCCGGCATCGCCTTCGCCGCCGAGCGGCGCTCCGGCTTCCACGTCGAGGAGGGTTACGCGAGCGACCACCCGCTCCCCGCCGACGCCGTACGGGGTCCCGTGGGTGCGCGGGGCGCGACGCGCGCGACGGAGGCGGGCGTCGTCGGCAAGCTCCTGGCGCGGCACGACGCGATGCCCGACGAGGAGTTCCGGGCCGCCGTCGCGCGGGTCGTGGGGGAGCGCGGGGCGCTGCACTTCTCCGGCGCGCGCGGACTGGCCGAGATCTCGGCGCCGGGCGTGAGCAAGGCCGCCGGGCTCGCGGCCTGGTGCGCCGAGCGCGACCTGCCCGCCGCGTCCGTGTGGTCCTTCGGCGACATGCCCGGTGACCTGCCGATGCTCACCTGGGCCGGGACCGGCGTCGCGGTCGGCAACGGCCACCCCGACGTGGTCGCCGCCGCCGACCTCGTCACCGCGGCCAACGACGACGACGGCGTCGCCCTCGTCGTCGAGCACCTGCTCGGCTGA
- the ilvC gene encoding ketol-acid reductoisomerase, which yields MAEMFYDDDADLGVVQGKKVAVIGYGSQGHAHALNLRDSGVDVRIGLAEGSRSRAKAEAEGLRVLTVAEATAEADLVVILTPDQVQRTVYAEHIEPHLKDGAALLFGHGFNIRFGYITPRASSDVLMVAPKGPGHLVRREYADGRGVPVLLAVEQDPSGTAWDLAKSYAKAIGGLRAGGIGTTFTEETETDLFGEQAVLCGGASQLVQYGFETLTEAGYQPEVAYFECLHELKLIVDLMIEGGIAKQRWSISDTAEFGDYVSGPRVIDPHVKENMKQILAEIKDGTFAKHFIDDQDAGAPEFTALREKGAQHPIEKTGKELRGLMSWIKDSDSDYVEGSAAR from the coding sequence ATGGCCGAGATGTTCTACGACGACGACGCCGACCTCGGGGTGGTCCAGGGCAAGAAGGTGGCCGTCATCGGCTACGGCAGCCAGGGCCACGCCCACGCGCTCAACCTGCGCGACTCGGGCGTCGACGTCCGCATCGGCCTGGCCGAGGGCAGCCGCAGCCGTGCGAAGGCCGAGGCCGAGGGCCTGCGTGTCCTCACCGTCGCCGAGGCCACCGCGGAGGCCGACCTCGTCGTCATCCTCACCCCGGACCAGGTCCAGCGCACCGTCTACGCCGAGCACATCGAGCCCCACCTCAAGGACGGCGCCGCGCTGCTCTTCGGCCACGGCTTCAACATCCGCTTCGGCTACATCACGCCGCGCGCGTCCTCCGACGTGCTCATGGTCGCCCCCAAGGGTCCTGGCCACCTCGTGCGCCGCGAGTACGCCGACGGCCGTGGCGTGCCCGTGCTCCTCGCCGTCGAGCAGGACCCGTCCGGCACCGCCTGGGACCTGGCCAAGAGCTACGCCAAGGCGATCGGCGGCCTGCGCGCCGGCGGCATCGGCACGACCTTCACCGAGGAGACCGAGACCGACCTCTTCGGCGAGCAGGCCGTCCTCTGCGGCGGCGCGTCCCAGCTGGTGCAGTACGGCTTCGAGACCCTCACCGAGGCCGGCTACCAGCCCGAGGTCGCGTACTTCGAGTGCCTGCACGAGCTCAAGCTCATCGTCGACCTCATGATCGAGGGCGGCATCGCCAAGCAGCGCTGGTCGATCTCCGACACGGCCGAGTTCGGCGACTACGTCTCCGGGCCCCGGGTCATCGACCCGCACGTCAAGGAGAACATGAAGCAGATCCTCGCGGAGATCAAGGACGGCACCTTCGCGAAGCACTTCATCGACGACCAGGACGCCGGCGCGCCGGAGTTCACCGCGCTGCGCGAGAAGGGTGCCCAGCACCCGATCGAGAAGACCGGCAAGGAGCTGCGCGGCCTGATGTCCTGGATCAAGGACTCCGACAGCGACTACGTCGAGGGCTCGGCGGCGCGCTGA
- a CDS encoding acetolactate synthase large subunit, whose product MSDSATPVRPSPADIAQHARRTPAPQPGPIPTPEQVTGAQALVRSLEALGVDTVFGIPGGAILPAYDPLMDSTSVRHILVRHEQGAGHAAEGYAAATGRVGVCMATSGPGATNLVTPLADAYMDSVPIVAITGQVSSAAIGTDAFQEADIRGITMPITKHNYLVTDPAEIPRALSEAFHVARSGRPGPVLVDISKDALQGTTTFSWPPTTDLPGYRPVTRPHSKQIREATRLIAAAKRPVLYVGGGIVRAEASEVLRRLVDLTQIPVVTTLMARGVVPDEHPLNLGMPGMHGTVAAVTALQKSDLLITLGARFDDRVTGQLSTFAPEAKIIHADIDPAEISKNRTADVPIVGDAKEVITDLIEAISHDEASQGADYADWRATVAEWKETYPLGYTKDEGGALSPQYVIERIGELTGPEAVYCAGVGQHQMWAAQFVRYSRPNAWVNSGGAGTMGYAVPAAMGAKVAEPQRTVWAIDGDGCFQMTNQELATCVINDIPIKVAVINNSSLGMVRQWQTLFYNERYSNTDLHTSVGQRIPDFVKLADAYGCLGIRVEREEDVDAAIRTALETNDRPVVIDFVVARDAMVWPMVPAGVSNDKILNARGAAPVWDREA is encoded by the coding sequence GTGAGCGACAGCGCGACCCCGGTGCGACCCTCCCCGGCCGACATCGCCCAGCACGCGCGGCGGACCCCCGCCCCGCAGCCCGGCCCCATCCCGACGCCGGAGCAGGTCACCGGCGCCCAGGCCCTCGTCCGCTCGCTCGAGGCGCTCGGCGTCGACACCGTCTTCGGCATCCCGGGCGGCGCGATCCTGCCCGCCTACGACCCGCTCATGGACTCGACGTCGGTCCGGCACATCCTCGTGCGCCACGAGCAGGGCGCCGGCCACGCCGCCGAGGGCTACGCCGCCGCGACCGGTCGGGTCGGCGTCTGCATGGCGACCTCCGGCCCGGGCGCGACCAACCTCGTCACGCCGCTCGCCGACGCCTACATGGACTCGGTGCCGATCGTCGCCATCACCGGCCAGGTCAGCTCCGCCGCCATCGGCACGGACGCCTTCCAGGAGGCCGACATCCGCGGCATCACGATGCCGATCACCAAGCACAACTACCTCGTCACCGACCCGGCCGAGATCCCGCGGGCCCTGTCCGAGGCCTTCCACGTCGCGCGCAGCGGCCGCCCCGGGCCGGTCCTGGTCGACATCAGCAAGGACGCGCTGCAGGGGACGACGACGTTCTCGTGGCCGCCGACGACCGACCTGCCCGGCTACCGTCCGGTGACCCGCCCGCACAGCAAGCAGATCCGCGAGGCGACCCGGCTCATCGCCGCCGCCAAGCGGCCCGTGCTCTACGTCGGCGGCGGCATCGTCCGCGCCGAGGCCAGCGAGGTGCTGCGCCGGCTCGTCGACCTCACGCAGATCCCCGTCGTCACCACCCTCATGGCCCGCGGCGTCGTCCCGGACGAGCACCCGCTCAACCTCGGCATGCCCGGCATGCACGGCACCGTCGCCGCGGTGACGGCGCTGCAGAAGTCGGACCTGCTCATCACCCTCGGCGCCCGCTTCGACGACCGGGTGACCGGTCAGCTGTCGACGTTCGCCCCCGAGGCCAAGATCATCCACGCCGACATCGACCCCGCCGAGATCTCCAAGAACCGCACCGCCGACGTGCCGATCGTCGGCGACGCCAAGGAGGTCATCACCGACCTCATCGAGGCGATCTCGCACGACGAGGCCTCGCAGGGCGCGGACTACGCCGACTGGCGCGCCACCGTCGCGGAGTGGAAGGAGACCTACCCCCTCGGCTACACCAAGGACGAGGGTGGGGCGCTCAGCCCGCAGTACGTCATCGAGCGGATCGGCGAGCTGACCGGCCCCGAGGCGGTCTACTGCGCCGGCGTCGGCCAGCACCAGATGTGGGCCGCGCAGTTCGTGCGCTACTCGCGCCCCAACGCGTGGGTCAACTCCGGCGGCGCCGGCACCATGGGGTACGCCGTCCCGGCCGCGATGGGCGCCAAGGTCGCCGAGCCGCAGCGCACCGTCTGGGCCATCGACGGCGACGGCTGCTTCCAGATGACCAATCAAGAACTGGCGACCTGCGTCATCAACGACATCCCGATCAAGGTCGCGGTCATCAACAACAGCAGCCTCGGCATGGTGCGCCAGTGGCAGACGCTCTTCTACAACGAGCGCTACAGCAACACCGACCTGCACACGAGCGTCGGCCAGCGCATCCCCGACTTCGTCAAGCTCGCGGACGCCTACGGCTGCCTCGGGATCCGGGTCGAGCGCGAGGAGGACGTCGACGCGGCGATCCGCACCGCGCTGGAGACCAACGACCGGCCCGTGGTCATCGACTTCGTCGTCGCCCGCGACGCGATGGTGTGGCCGATGGTGCCCGCCGGCGTGAGCAACGACAAGATCCTCAACGCCCGCGGCGCGGCCCCCGTGTGGGACCGCGAGGCCTGA
- a CDS encoding VTT domain-containing protein, translating to MDRAGFSDWPFAALYALFFVAALGRGSLTYLAGRGLRGGTGRLRGVAARLDRPSLQRAERVVARWGAPVVALSFLTVGFQTAANAAAGALRMPWRRYLPGVVVGALLWALVYTTVGFAVVELWVGGGWPYVVAAAVLLALVAAATAWWRRRRRA from the coding sequence GTGGACCGAGCCGGCTTCTCCGACTGGCCGTTCGCGGCGCTCTACGCGTTGTTCTTCGTCGCCGCCCTGGGCCGGGGGAGCCTGACCTACCTCGCGGGACGGGGGCTGCGCGGCGGGACCGGCCGGCTGCGCGGCGTCGCCGCGCGCCTCGACCGGCCCTCGCTCCAGCGGGCCGAGCGCGTGGTCGCCCGCTGGGGCGCGCCGGTCGTCGCGCTGTCCTTCCTCACCGTCGGTTTCCAGACCGCCGCCAACGCCGCCGCCGGCGCGCTGCGGATGCCGTGGCGGCGCTACCTGCCCGGGGTCGTCGTCGGCGCGCTGCTGTGGGCGCTGGTCTACACGACGGTGGGGTTCGCGGTCGTCGAGCTGTGGGTGGGCGGCGGCTGGCCGTACGTCGTCGCCGCGGCGGTCCTGCTCGCCCTCGTCGCCGCCGCCACCGCGTGGTGGCGACGCCGGCGACGGGCGTGA
- a CDS encoding GNAT family N-acetyltransferase yields the protein MTRDPDPDPPAPYRRRGLVLPDAVRVHEIVRDSEVHDVGEAVVDAEDIVGDWQRPSFDVTTQAVGLELDGELVAYAEVFRGQRADAHVLPAHRGRGLGTWLAGWVVAEGRRQGGTTVGQPVLQGSDADRLLGSLGWRVRWTSWVLALEEGREIEPQPLPAGYAVRGLEPGEERLAYGVVERAFSEWPDRTPTAYEDWAAVTVLRPGFTRSMLRLVTAPDGAVVGAAVVVDSGATAYVDQLAVERAHRGRGLARALLVDAFAGGRSRGRTRCELSTDSRTGALGLYEKVGMTVTSTWVNRGTDV from the coding sequence GTGACGCGCGATCCCGACCCCGACCCGCCGGCGCCGTACCGCCGCCGGGGGCTGGTGCTGCCCGACGCCGTCCGGGTCCACGAGATCGTCCGCGACAGCGAGGTGCACGACGTCGGCGAGGCGGTGGTCGACGCCGAGGACATCGTCGGCGACTGGCAGCGGCCGAGCTTCGACGTCACGACGCAGGCCGTCGGGCTCGAGCTCGACGGCGAGCTCGTCGCCTACGCCGAGGTCTTCCGGGGCCAGCGCGCCGACGCGCACGTCCTGCCGGCGCACCGTGGCCGCGGGCTCGGGACCTGGCTGGCGGGCTGGGTCGTCGCGGAGGGGCGGCGGCAGGGCGGGACGACCGTCGGGCAGCCGGTGCTCCAGGGCTCCGACGCCGATCGGCTGCTCGGCTCGCTCGGCTGGCGTGTGCGCTGGACGTCGTGGGTGCTCGCCCTCGAGGAGGGCCGCGAGATCGAGCCGCAGCCGCTGCCCGCGGGGTACGCCGTCCGCGGGCTCGAGCCCGGTGAGGAGCGGCTGGCGTACGGCGTCGTCGAGCGCGCCTTCTCCGAGTGGCCGGACCGCACCCCGACCGCCTACGAGGACTGGGCGGCGGTGACGGTGCTGCGCCCCGGCTTCACCCGGTCGATGCTGCGGCTGGTCACCGCGCCGGACGGCGCGGTCGTCGGCGCCGCGGTCGTCGTCGACAGCGGCGCGACGGCGTACGTCGACCAGCTCGCCGTCGAGCGCGCGCACCGCGGGCGCGGGCTGGCGAGAGCGCTGCTCGTCGACGCCTTCGCGGGCGGCCGGTCCCGCGGTCGCACCCGGTGCGAGCTGTCCACCGACTCGCGCACCGGCGCGCTGGGGCTCTACGAGAAGGTCGGCATGACCGTGACGTCGACCTGGGTCAACCGCGGCACCGACGTCTAG